In one window of Neisseria subflava DNA:
- a CDS encoding amino acid ABC transporter permease gives MNWPYLIDAIPKFADAAKLTLELSVYGVVLSLLFGLPVAVVTAYRIRPFYALARAYIELSRNTPLLIQLFFLYYGLPKMGIKWDGFTCGVIALVFLGASYMAEAVRAGILAVPKGQVEAGKAVGLSRFQVFRYVELPQAWAVAFPAVAANVLFLIKETSVISAVGIAELLFVTKDVIGMDYKTNEALFLLFAAYLIILLPVSLLVRRLENRIRRAKYGV, from the coding sequence ATGAACTGGCCTTATCTGATCGATGCCATACCCAAATTCGCCGATGCGGCAAAGCTGACGCTGGAATTGTCCGTTTACGGCGTTGTTTTGTCGTTGCTGTTCGGCCTGCCCGTCGCCGTGGTAACGGCATACCGCATCCGCCCTTTCTACGCATTGGCACGCGCCTATATCGAACTGTCGCGCAATACGCCCCTGTTGATCCAGTTGTTTTTCCTGTATTACGGCCTGCCGAAAATGGGCATTAAATGGGACGGTTTCACCTGCGGCGTGATCGCGCTGGTTTTCTTGGGCGCAAGCTATATGGCGGAAGCCGTCCGCGCCGGCATTTTGGCAGTGCCAAAAGGGCAGGTCGAGGCGGGCAAAGCCGTTGGTTTGAGCCGATTTCAAGTGTTCCGCTATGTCGAATTGCCGCAGGCTTGGGCGGTCGCTTTTCCGGCTGTTGCCGCTAATGTATTGTTTTTAATAAAAGAAACATCCGTTATTAGCGCGGTCGGTATTGCGGAATTGTTGTTTGTTACCAAAGATGTGATTGGTATGGACTACAAAACCAACGAGGCATTGTTCCTGCTGTTTGCCGCTTATCTGATTATCCTGCTACCTGTTTCTTTGTTGGTGCGGCGATTGGAAAACCGCATACGGAGGGCGAAATATGGCGTTTGA
- a CDS encoding amino acid ABC transporter permease: MAFDWLFEGKNAARLGEGLLLTAQISLISVAASCVLGTLFGLVLRSRNRLVRLIGRFYLETIRIVPILVWLFGLYFGLSVWTGIHIGGFWVCVWVFTLWGIAEMGDLVRGALESIEKHQVESGLALGLSRRQVFRYIELPQSVRRALPGAVNLFTRMIKTSSLASLIGVIEVVKVGQQIIENSLLTQPNASFWVYGLIFMLYFLCCWPLSLLATKLEQKWEH, encoded by the coding sequence ATGGCGTTTGACTGGCTTTTTGAAGGAAAAAATGCGGCACGTTTGGGCGAAGGCCTGCTCTTAACGGCACAAATTTCTTTAATCTCTGTTGCGGCTTCTTGCGTATTGGGGACGTTGTTCGGCCTGGTTTTGCGTTCGCGCAACCGGCTTGTCCGCCTTATCGGACGGTTTTATCTCGAAACCATCCGCATCGTGCCGATTTTGGTGTGGCTGTTCGGCCTGTATTTCGGTTTGTCCGTGTGGACGGGCATACACATCGGCGGATTTTGGGTTTGCGTTTGGGTTTTTACGCTTTGGGGCATCGCCGAAATGGGCGATTTGGTGCGCGGCGCATTGGAATCGATTGAAAAACATCAAGTCGAATCGGGCTTGGCACTGGGTTTGAGCCGTCGTCAAGTGTTCCGCTACATCGAATTGCCGCAAAGTGTCCGCCGTGCTTTGCCGGGGGCGGTTAATTTGTTTACGCGAATGATTAAAACCAGTTCGCTCGCCTCGCTTATCGGCGTGATTGAAGTGGTCAAAGTGGGGCAACAAATTATTGAAAACTCTCTGCTGACGCAGCCCAATGCCTCATTTTGGGTTTATGGCCTGATTTTTATGCTGTATTTTTTATGCTGTTGGCCGCTGTCGCTGTTGGCGACAAAGCTGGAACAAAAATGGGAACACTGA
- a CDS encoding amino acid ABC transporter ATP-binding protein: MALLSIRKLHKQYGSVTAIQSLDLDLEKGEVIVLLGPSGCGKSTLLRCVNGLEPHQGGSIVMDGIGEFGKDVSWQTARQKVGMVFQSYELFAHMTVIENILLGPVKVQNRNRAEAEAQADKLLERVGLSDRKNAYPRELSGGQKQRIAIVRALCLNPEVILLDEITAALDPEMVREVLEVVLELAHEGMSMLIVTHEMGFARKVADRIVFMDKGGIVESSDPETFFSAPKSERARQFLAGMDY; encoded by the coding sequence ATGGCTTTATTGAGCATCCGCAAGCTGCACAAACAATACGGCAGCGTAACCGCCATTCAATCCTTAGATTTGGACTTGGAAAAAGGCGAAGTGATTGTGTTATTGGGTCCGTCCGGCTGCGGCAAATCTACCCTCCTGCGTTGCGTCAACGGTTTGGAGCCGCACCAAGGCGGCAGCATCGTGATGGACGGCATCGGCGAATTCGGCAAAGACGTTTCCTGGCAAACCGCCCGGCAAAAAGTCGGCATGGTCTTTCAAAGCTATGAATTGTTTGCCCACATGACCGTCATCGAAAACATCCTCTTAGGCCCGGTAAAAGTACAAAACCGCAACCGCGCCGAAGCGGAAGCACAAGCCGACAAACTGTTGGAACGCGTCGGTTTATCCGACCGCAAAAACGCCTATCCACGCGAACTCTCCGGCGGACAAAAACAGCGCATCGCCATTGTCCGCGCCCTGTGCCTAAATCCGGAAGTCATCCTGCTGGACGAAATCACCGCCGCACTCGACCCCGAAATGGTGCGCGAAGTCTTGGAAGTGGTTTTGGAACTCGCCCACGAAGGGATGAGTATGCTGATTGTTACCCACGAAATGGGGTTTGCACGCAAAGTTGCCGACCGCATCGTCTTCATGGACAAAGGCGGCATCGTCGAATCGTCCGACCCCGAAACCTTCTTCTCCGCACCAAAAAGCGAACGCGCCCGCCAATTTCTGGCAGGCATGGACTACTGA
- a CDS encoding amino acid ABC transporter substrate-binding protein, translating to MKLNAKFKALLASAAIAVGLTACGGGSGDAQSSQSGGAATVASIKEKGVIRIGVFGDKPPFGYVDANGKNQGFDVEIAKDLAKDLLGSPDKVEFVLTEAANRVEYVRSGKVDLILANFTKTPERAEAVDFADPYMKVALGVVSPKDKPITDVAQLKDQTLLVNKGTTADAFFTKSHPEVKLLKFDQNTETFDALKDGRGVALAHDNALLWAWAKENPDFEVAIGNLGPAEFIAPAVQKGNADLLNWVNGEIAAMKKDGRLKAAYEKTLLPVYGEKVKPEALLAE from the coding sequence ATGAAACTGAACGCAAAATTCAAAGCGCTACTCGCTTCCGCTGCCATCGCCGTCGGTCTGACCGCCTGCGGGGGCGGCTCCGGCGATGCCCAATCTTCACAAAGCGGCGGCGCGGCAACCGTTGCCTCAATCAAAGAAAAAGGCGTGATCCGTATCGGCGTATTCGGAGACAAGCCTCCGTTCGGCTATGTTGATGCCAACGGTAAAAACCAAGGTTTTGACGTTGAAATCGCCAAAGATCTGGCCAAAGATCTGCTCGGCAGCCCCGACAAAGTCGAGTTCGTCCTGACCGAGGCCGCAAACCGCGTCGAATACGTCCGTTCCGGCAAAGTCGACCTCATCCTGGCCAACTTCACCAAAACACCCGAACGCGCCGAAGCTGTCGACTTTGCCGACCCCTACATGAAAGTGGCCTTGGGCGTGGTTTCCCCCAAAGACAAACCGATTACCGACGTGGCGCAATTGAAAGACCAAACCCTGCTGGTCAACAAAGGTACTACCGCCGACGCCTTCTTCACCAAAAGCCATCCTGAAGTCAAACTGCTGAAATTTGACCAAAACACCGAAACCTTCGACGCACTGAAAGACGGCCGCGGCGTAGCACTCGCCCACGACAACGCCCTGCTGTGGGCATGGGCGAAAGAAAACCCGGATTTTGAAGTCGCCATCGGTAATTTAGGCCCTGCCGAATTTATCGCACCCGCCGTTCAAAAAGGCAACGCCGATCTCTTGAACTGGGTCAACGGCGAAATCGCCGCCATGAAAAAAGACGGCCGTCTGAAAGCCGCCTATGAAAAAACCCTGTTGCCCGTGTATGGCGAAAAAGTCAAACCGGAAGCATTGTTGGCTGAATAA
- the prmC gene encoding peptide chain release factor N(5)-glutamine methyltransferase codes for MMFDEWLGLSKLPKNEARMLLKYASGYTRVQLLTRGGEEIPDEVRQRADRLAQRRLKGEPMAYLLGEREFYGRRFAVNPHVLIPRPETEHLVEAVLKRLPPQGRVWDLGTGSGAIAVTVALERVDADVRASDISVGALDTARQNAAELGAKVEFAQGSWFDTDRPSEGRYDVIVSNPPYIESGDEHLSQGDLRFEPQNALTDFSDGLSHIRHITQEAPKYLKANGWLLFEHGYDQGEAVRNIMLENGFAEVATEQDLAGLDRVTLGRLPA; via the coding sequence ATGATGTTTGACGAATGGTTGGGCTTGTCAAAACTACCTAAAAATGAAGCAAGAATGCTGCTGAAATATGCTTCGGGATATACGCGCGTGCAGTTGTTGACACGGGGCGGGGAAGAAATTCCGGACGAAGTCCGGCAGCGGGCGGACAGGCTGGCGCAACGCCGTCTGAAAGGCGAGCCGATGGCCTATCTGTTGGGCGAGCGTGAATTTTACGGGAGACGTTTTGCCGTCAATCCCCATGTGCTGATTCCACGCCCTGAAACCGAGCATTTGGTGGAAGCCGTGCTCAAACGCTTGCCGCCGCAAGGACGTGTGTGGGATTTGGGAACGGGCAGCGGTGCCATTGCCGTGACCGTCGCGCTTGAACGCGTTGATGCCGATGTTCGGGCATCCGATATCAGCGTCGGTGCTTTGGATACCGCCCGTCAAAATGCGGCCGAATTGGGCGCAAAAGTCGAGTTTGCGCAGGGTTCGTGGTTTGATACCGACAGGCCGTCTGAAGGCCGATACGATGTGATTGTTTCCAATCCGCCGTATATCGAGAGCGGTGATGAACATTTATCGCAAGGAGATTTGAGGTTTGAACCGCAAAACGCGCTGACCGACTTTTCAGACGGCCTCAGCCATATCCGCCACATTACCCAAGAAGCCCCCAAATACCTGAAAGCCAACGGCTGGCTGCTGTTTGAACATGGCTATGACCAAGGCGAAGCAGTGCGGAATATTATGTTGGAGAACGGTTTTGCAGAAGTGGCGACCGAACAGGATTTGGCAGGATTGGACAGGGTCACGCTGGGGCGTTTGCCTGCTTAG
- a CDS encoding 3'-5' exonuclease, with protein MTPILAFDIETIPDVNGIRLLYDLPADLPDNEVVLFAQQQRRAKTGSDFMQHHLHQVVAISCCMRWGQDKIRVSTIGDPEDSEEVMIAKFFEVIENYTPQLVSWNGGGFDLPVLHYRALIHGISAARYWDMGDGDFGDSRDFKWNNYISRYHTRHCDLMDLLALYQPRASVPLDDMAKLCGFPGKLGMDGSKVWDAYHAGRLKDIRDYCETDAANTYLMYMRFRMMSGALDADEYEVEIKRIKHYLAAQAEEKQHWAEFVAAWR; from the coding sequence ATGACTCCGATACTCGCCTTCGACATCGAAACCATTCCCGACGTAAACGGCATCCGCCTGCTTTACGATTTACCTGCCGATTTGCCCGACAACGAAGTCGTCCTGTTTGCCCAACAGCAACGCCGCGCCAAAACTGGCAGCGACTTTATGCAACACCATCTGCACCAAGTCGTCGCCATCTCCTGCTGTATGCGCTGGGGGCAGGACAAAATCCGCGTCAGTACCATCGGCGATCCCGAAGACAGCGAAGAAGTCATGATTGCCAAGTTCTTCGAGGTCATCGAAAACTATACGCCACAACTCGTCAGCTGGAACGGCGGCGGTTTCGACCTGCCCGTCCTCCACTACCGCGCCCTGATACACGGCATCAGCGCCGCCCGCTATTGGGACATGGGCGACGGCGATTTTGGCGACAGCCGCGACTTTAAGTGGAACAACTACATCAGCCGCTACCACACCCGCCATTGCGACCTGATGGATTTGCTCGCCCTCTACCAACCGCGCGCCAGCGTGCCTTTGGACGATATGGCCAAACTCTGCGGCTTCCCCGGCAAACTGGGCATGGACGGCAGCAAGGTTTGGGATGCTTATCATGCAGGCCGTCTGAAAGACATCCGCGATTATTGCGAAACCGATGCCGCCAATACCTACCTGATGTACATGCGCTTTCGCATGATGAGCGGTGCGCTCGATGCCGACGAATACGAAGTCGAAATCAAACGCATCAAACATTATCTGGCCGCACAAGCCGAAGAAAAACAACATTGGGCGGAGTTCGTCGCTGCTTGGCGTTAA
- a CDS encoding lipid A biosynthesis lauroyl acyltransferase encodes MKAAFLFLYLIRLLPFCVLHKIADAIGILAYYAVKPRRKVGEINLKKCFPELNDSQRTALLKRHFQHMAKLMLEYGLYWYAPADKLRSLVRYQDKHHLDEALAVGEKVIILYPHFTAFEMAVYTLNQDVPLTSMYSHQKNKALDEQILKGRHRYNNVFLIGRTEGLRAIIKHLRKSDAPFLYLPDQDFGRNDSIFVNFFGIQTATITGLSRIAGMTKAKIIPAIPTREADNTVTLRFYPAWDNFPTENVEADTQRMNDFIEERVREHPEQYFWLHKRFKTRPEGENSFY; translated from the coding sequence ATGAAAGCCGCCTTCCTTTTTCTCTACCTCATCCGCCTGCTGCCTTTTTGCGTGTTGCACAAGATTGCCGACGCGATCGGTATTCTCGCCTATTACGCGGTCAAACCGCGCCGCAAAGTCGGCGAAATCAACCTCAAAAAATGCTTTCCCGAGCTAAACGACAGCCAGCGCACCGCCCTGCTCAAACGCCACTTCCAACACATGGCCAAGCTGATGCTCGAATACGGCCTCTACTGGTACGCGCCTGCGGACAAGCTGCGCTCGTTGGTACGCTATCAAGACAAACACCATCTTGACGAAGCCCTCGCCGTCGGCGAAAAAGTCATCATCCTCTATCCGCACTTTACCGCATTTGAAATGGCGGTTTACACGCTCAATCAGGATGTGCCGCTGACCAGCATGTATTCGCACCAAAAAAACAAAGCTCTGGACGAGCAAATCCTGAAAGGCCGCCACCGCTACAACAATGTTTTCCTGATCGGCCGTACAGAAGGCCTGCGCGCCATCATCAAACACCTGCGCAAAAGCGATGCGCCCTTTCTTTATCTGCCCGACCAAGACTTCGGCCGCAACGATTCCATTTTCGTCAATTTCTTCGGCATTCAGACGGCCACGATTACCGGCCTCAGCCGTATCGCCGGCATGACCAAAGCCAAAATCATTCCCGCCATCCCCACGCGTGAAGCCGACAATACCGTAACCCTGCGCTTCTATCCGGCTTGGGACAATTTCCCGACCGAAAATGTCGAAGCCGATACCCAGCGCATGAACGACTTCATCGAAGAGCGGGTACGCGAGCATCCCGAACAATATTTCTGGCTGCACAAACGCTTCAAAACCCGTCCCGAAGGCGAAAACAGCTTTTATTGA
- the ruvC gene encoding crossover junction endodeoxyribonuclease RuvC, which translates to MSQFQPTRILGIDPGSRVTGFGVIDVHGREHHYVASGCIKTPTGASLSERIAVIVRHIDEIIRHYQPHQAAIEQVFVNVNPAATLMLGQARGAAIAALVMHDLPVFEYTALQVKQAVVGKGKAAKEQVQHMVVQMLALSGTPQADAADGLAVALTHALRNHGLASQLNPDGLQVKRGRFQW; encoded by the coding sequence ATGTCCCAGTTCCAACCCACACGCATTCTTGGCATCGACCCTGGCAGCCGCGTGACCGGCTTCGGCGTGATTGATGTCCACGGCCGCGAACATCATTATGTTGCTTCCGGCTGTATCAAAACGCCGACCGGCGCGTCGCTTTCCGAACGCATCGCCGTGATTGTCCGCCATATCGACGAAATCATCCGCCACTATCAACCCCATCAGGCAGCCATCGAGCAAGTATTCGTCAACGTCAATCCGGCCGCAACGTTAATGCTCGGTCAGGCGCGCGGTGCAGCGATTGCCGCTTTGGTCATGCACGATTTGCCCGTGTTTGAATACACCGCTCTTCAGGTCAAGCAGGCTGTGGTCGGCAAGGGCAAGGCCGCCAAAGAGCAAGTGCAGCATATGGTGGTCCAAATGCTTGCACTTTCAGGCACGCCGCAAGCCGATGCCGCCGACGGACTCGCCGTCGCCCTCACCCACGCCCTGCGCAATCACGGATTGGCTTCGCAACTCAACCCCGACGGCTTGCAGGTCAAGCGCGGCCGTTTCCAATGGTAA
- a CDS encoding carbon-nitrogen hydrolase family protein — translation MMRSLRAAAVQMVSSTDPETNIATMKRLVRDAAKQGADWVLLPEYWPLMGKNDTDKLAFAEPLDDGRVGKTCHTRFQTALSETARECGVVLFGGTVPLQSPDAGKVMNTMLVYDRDGNRIGLYHKMHLFGFSGLGERYAEADTILAGNDVPKLSVDDVPLAAGVCYDLRFPEFFRAQQPFDVLLLPAAFTYTTGKAHWELLLRARAVENQCYVIASAQGGLHESGRRTFGHSMIIDPWGDVLATLPEGEGVICADLDTARLQSVRTRLPALKHRLL, via the coding sequence ATGATGCGCTCTTTACGCGCCGCCGCTGTGCAAATGGTGTCGTCCACCGACCCCGAAACCAATATTGCCACCATGAAGCGCCTTGTTCGCGATGCTGCCAAACAAGGGGCGGATTGGGTGTTGCTGCCCGAATATTGGCCGCTGATGGGCAAAAACGATACGGACAAGCTGGCATTTGCCGAGCCTTTGGACGATGGACGCGTTGGCAAAACCTGCCACACCCGTTTTCAGACGGCCTTAAGCGAAACGGCAAGGGAATGCGGCGTGGTGTTGTTTGGCGGAACTGTTCCGCTGCAAAGCCCAGACGCTGGCAAGGTGATGAACACGATGCTGGTGTATGACCGCGACGGCAACCGAATCGGGCTTTACCACAAAATGCACCTTTTCGGCTTTTCCGGTTTGGGCGAACGCTACGCCGAAGCCGATACAATATTAGCGGGCAACGATGTGCCGAAATTGAGCGTGGACGATGTTCCGCTGGCGGCCGGGGTCTGCTACGATTTGCGCTTTCCTGAGTTTTTCCGCGCCCAGCAGCCGTTTGATGTTTTGCTGTTACCGGCTGCATTTACCTACACGACCGGCAAGGCGCATTGGGAATTGCTGCTGCGCGCCCGTGCGGTGGAAAACCAATGCTACGTCATCGCGTCGGCACAAGGCGGACTGCATGAAAGCGGCCGCCGCACATTCGGCCACAGTATGATTATTGACCCTTGGGGCGATGTATTGGCGACGTTGCCGGAAGGCGAAGGCGTGATTTGTGCCGATTTGGATACTGCGCGCCTGCAAAGCGTGCGCACGCGCCTGCCTGCCCTGAAACACCGATTACTTTAA
- a CDS encoding porin — MNLKLLLTAALSTAALAAHADVQLYGSIKSGIETSQTRFGGQSYSRTAVADQGSHIGLRGSHPIVGGTNFIWEVEQDTPVSKSGSIRQDWRERRDNFGR; from the coding sequence ATGAACTTGAAACTTCTCCTCACTGCCGCACTTTCCACCGCCGCACTTGCCGCACACGCCGACGTACAGCTCTACGGCAGCATCAAAAGCGGCATCGAAACCTCGCAAACCCGTTTCGGCGGCCAATCATACAGCCGAACCGCCGTTGCCGACCAAGGCAGCCACATCGGTTTGCGCGGCTCGCATCCGATTGTCGGCGGAACGAATTTTATTTGGGAAGTCGAACAAGACACACCGGTCAGCAAAAGCGGCTCCATCCGCCAAGACTGGCGCGAACGCCGAGACAATTTTGGCCGTTAA
- a CDS encoding CsbD family protein has translation MNEDIIKGKWEQLKGKAKEKWGELTNDDLDIIEGKRDQLAGKLQERYGRTKDEVEKEIDDWLNN, from the coding sequence ATGAATGAAGATATTATCAAAGGAAAATGGGAGCAGCTTAAAGGTAAAGCCAAAGAAAAATGGGGCGAGTTGACAAACGACGATTTGGACATCATCGAAGGCAAGCGCGATCAGTTGGCCGGTAAGCTCCAAGAGCGTTACGGCCGTACTAAAGATGAAGTTGAAAAAGAAATTGATGATTGGTTGAACAACTAA
- a CDS encoding DUF1328 domain-containing protein — translation MLHYSIVFFIIAIIAAVLGFGGIAGSAAGIAKILFAGFLILSVISLIFGRKK, via the coding sequence ATGCTTCATTATTCGATCGTTTTCTTTATAATCGCTATTATTGCAGCTGTATTAGGTTTCGGTGGTATTGCAGGTAGTGCGGCAGGCATAGCCAAAATTTTATTTGCCGGTTTCTTGATCTTGTCGGTGATATCACTGATTTTTGGCAGGAAGAAATAA
- a CDS encoding valine--pyruvate transaminase: MQFSAFGEKFTQHSGILQLMDDLGDALKSDKSVNMLGGGNPAKIAEVNAVFADVFSKLATEHAVENIGNYSNPQGDAALIAALTEFLNREYGWNLTADNIALTNGSQNAFFYLFNLFGGKFNLSDGQTAEKAILLPLAPEYIGYADVHVEGQHFISVKPKIENVEHEGEAGFFKYRVDFDALESLPELKEGKIGAICCSRPTNPTGNVLTDGEMARLDALAQEHGIPLIIDNAYGMPFPNIIYSDVTLNWHENIILCFSLSKIGLPGVRTGIIVAAPEVVKAVSSLNAIVNLSPTRFGAAIAAPLLNDGRLKQLADEVIQPFYRQQAQTAVSLLKRELGAYPLKIHKPEGAIFLWLWFENLPVSSKTLYEMLKAEGTLIIPGEHFFVGIDTQDYPHARECIRMSIAQDAETLEKGIAAIGRVVRGLYDKK, from the coding sequence ATGCAGTTTTCAGCATTCGGCGAAAAATTCACACAACACAGCGGTATTTTGCAGTTGATGGACGATTTGGGCGACGCGCTCAAAAGCGACAAGTCCGTCAATATGCTTGGCGGCGGCAATCCGGCGAAGATTGCTGAAGTCAATGCGGTGTTCGCCGATGTGTTTTCCAAGCTGGCGACGGAACACGCTGTTGAGAATATCGGCAATTATTCCAATCCGCAGGGAGATGCGGCGCTGATTGCGGCTTTGACTGAGTTTCTCAACCGTGAATACGGCTGGAATCTGACGGCGGACAATATCGCGCTGACCAATGGTTCGCAAAACGCGTTTTTCTATTTGTTCAACCTGTTCGGCGGCAAGTTTAATCTTTCAGACGGCCAAACGGCTGAAAAAGCCATTTTGTTGCCGCTTGCGCCTGAATATATCGGTTATGCCGACGTGCATGTCGAAGGGCAGCATTTTATTTCGGTTAAGCCGAAAATCGAAAACGTCGAACACGAAGGCGAAGCGGGATTTTTCAAATACCGCGTGGACTTTGACGCGCTGGAGAGCCTGCCTGAATTGAAAGAGGGCAAAATCGGTGCGATTTGCTGTTCGCGCCCGACCAACCCGACCGGTAATGTGCTGACCGACGGCGAGATGGCGCGTTTGGACGCTTTGGCGCAAGAACACGGGATTCCGCTGATTATCGACAACGCTTACGGAATGCCGTTCCCGAATATTATTTACAGCGATGTGACGCTCAACTGGCACGAAAACATTATCCTCTGCTTCAGCCTTTCTAAAATCGGCCTGCCCGGCGTGCGTACCGGCATTATTGTCGCCGCGCCGGAAGTGGTCAAAGCCGTCAGCAGTTTGAATGCAATTGTGAACCTGTCGCCAACCCGTTTCGGCGCGGCGATTGCGGCTCCGCTGTTGAACGACGGCCGTCTGAAACAGCTGGCCGATGAAGTGATTCAGCCGTTTTACCGTCAGCAGGCGCAAACGGCGGTCTCCCTGCTCAAGCGTGAATTGGGCGCGTATCCGTTGAAAATCCACAAGCCTGAAGGTGCGATTTTCTTGTGGCTTTGGTTTGAAAACCTGCCTGTTTCGTCGAAAACCTTGTATGAAATGCTCAAGGCTGAAGGCACGCTGATTATTCCGGGCGAGCATTTCTTTGTCGGCATCGATACGCAAGATTATCCGCACGCACGCGAGTGCATCCGCATGAGCATTGCGCAGGACGCGGAAACGTTGGAAAAAGGCATTGCCGCGATCGGTCGCGTGGTGCGCGGTTTGTACGATAAAAAATAA
- a CDS encoding ABC transporter ATP-binding protein: MITIRNVSHTIGSNPILNDVSLDIPEGGITALIGPNGAGKSTLLSFMARLQPLVHGDISYAGKDIKTTPTAELARTLSILTQENSIMSRITVRDLLMFGRYPYHQGRPSETDKTIVEEALAEFHLQDFADRYLTELSGGQRQRAMIAMVFCQRTDYVLLDEPLNNLDMYHARSLMQILRRLTDEHKRTTVVVLHDINQAAAYADYVVAMKNGQVAMQGKPNDIFTAENIKTLFDMDVNVLDYEGKKLVIHHI; this comes from the coding sequence ATGATTACCATCCGCAACGTCAGCCACACCATCGGCAGCAACCCCATCCTCAACGACGTCAGCCTCGACATCCCCGAAGGCGGCATTACCGCGCTGATCGGACCGAACGGCGCAGGCAAGTCCACACTCCTCTCCTTTATGGCGCGCCTGCAGCCCTTGGTACACGGCGACATCAGCTACGCAGGCAAAGACATCAAAACCACCCCCACCGCCGAACTCGCCCGCACACTTTCCATCCTTACCCAAGAAAACAGCATCATGAGCCGCATTACCGTGCGCGATCTGCTCATGTTCGGCCGCTACCCCTACCATCAAGGCAGGCCGTCTGAAACTGATAAAACCATCGTCGAAGAAGCGCTCGCCGAGTTCCACCTGCAAGACTTCGCCGACCGCTACCTGACCGAGCTTTCCGGCGGCCAACGCCAACGCGCCATGATTGCCATGGTGTTCTGCCAGCGCACCGACTACGTTTTGCTGGACGAACCGCTGAACAACCTCGACATGTATCATGCCCGCTCCCTCATGCAAATCCTGCGCCGGCTGACTGACGAACACAAACGCACCACCGTCGTCGTCCTGCACGACATCAACCAGGCCGCCGCCTACGCCGATTACGTCGTCGCCATGAAAAACGGCCAAGTCGCCATGCAGGGCAAGCCCAACGATATTTTCACCGCCGAAAACATCAAAACCCTATTCGATATGGACGTCAACGTCCTCGATTACGAAGGCAAAAAACTGGTTATCCACCATATCTAA
- a CDS encoding FmdE family protein — MTPERLPSFFDDAPTITVQDALANFLGAAENGILTYRYADAVRLCGHSCPTVAGAYLMVIKGLKALYGAELPQRGDIEAFMQGERDEGTTGVTASVVQLLTGAAPETGFGGVGPAGRFARRHLLSFGAGEINGTLALHRRDTGKTVAVSLNAALQPFAPQMRDIMPKAVSGSASTDELKQFGELWQERVRAFLIDQADNPEFVTVSEI, encoded by the coding sequence ATGACACCAGAACGCCTCCCTTCATTCTTCGATGACGCCCCGACCATTACCGTCCAAGACGCATTGGCCAACTTCCTCGGCGCGGCCGAAAACGGCATCCTCACTTACCGCTACGCCGATGCCGTGCGCCTGTGCGGCCACTCCTGCCCGACCGTCGCCGGAGCCTACCTAATGGTCATCAAAGGCCTGAAAGCACTTTACGGCGCAGAGCTGCCGCAACGCGGCGACATCGAAGCCTTTATGCAGGGCGAGCGTGACGAAGGCACGACCGGCGTTACCGCTTCCGTCGTCCAACTCCTTACCGGCGCGGCACCTGAAACCGGCTTTGGCGGCGTAGGCCCTGCCGGACGCTTTGCCCGCCGCCATCTCTTGTCCTTTGGTGCAGGAGAAATCAACGGCACACTCGCGCTCCACCGCCGCGATACCGGCAAAACCGTTGCCGTCAGCCTCAACGCCGCGCTCCAACCCTTTGCGCCGCAAATGCGCGACATCATGCCCAAAGCCGTCAGCGGCAGCGCAAGTACTGACGAACTCAAACAATTCGGCGAGCTTTGGCAAGAACGCGTCCGCGCCTTCCTGATTGATCAAGCCGACAATCCCGAATTTGTCACCGTCAGCGAAATTTAA